Below is a window of Drosophila miranda strain MSH22 chromosome 3, D.miranda_PacBio2.1, whole genome shotgun sequence DNA.
TCTGGACAGACGATTAGACAGGCTCTTGAAAGCCAAGGCGGTCTTTCTGTAAGTTAAGTGATTGTCAGAGGAGCGCAATCAAGTGGGACAGGGTTTTACTGACTTGGCGGCATTAAACTGCATAGCATGCACCATGTTCTCCCAGGTGCCGGTCCACGAACCAAATTCGGGCTTCTTTTGCACCTCAGCCAAGTACCTAACGGTGGGTGCTAGGGGAGCTCCACTCAGCGCCGCGCGCCACGACTTCATCAGAAAGCGGCCAATCTGCAGGAGCAGAACTGTGTTCTCGCCTTCATAGGTGCAAGCTGCCGTGGCATTCACGTAGACGTGGCACATATTGGAGGAGCTGAGATAGCCATGACCTCCGCAGGCCAGGCGCAGCCTCTCAACGCCGATGGTCGAGTCCGAAGAGCAGTTCACTTTTAAGGCACAGGACAGAGAGTGCAGCTCCGGGAGACGCTCATACTTTCCGTTGGATATGTCGCCCAAGGTAATGTCGTACAGGTTCCAGAGGTGCGCGCTGGCCAGGCGGTAGGCCACGCTGGTCGCTATCTCCGGAAACAGCTTCATTTGCTGCGTCACGTGGTCCATAAtctgtggctctggctcccTGCCAGAAAAGACAAAATTACTCCAAACGTTCAACTGCAGAGCTGCATGGGTCTAACTTGGGATTGATGGGACTCTGTCGGCGCACGGCTGAATAGCGAGTGGCGATGGTGGCGCCAATAGCCAGCATCACGGCATTGTTCCAGGCAATCACACAGCGCGTGCGCACCATGGCGAAGTAGGTGAGGACATTCGCCGGACTACTGACATAGCTGCCGTCGGCATTGACTTGCGCATGGCGCATCAGCATGCGGGTACGGGGAATGCGGACGTTCTTCAGGCCCAGGAACCCGTTGTTAACGCCAATGAAGCCCATCTTCTTGCCGATGTCACCGATGTGGATGCCGGGAAGAGGCTCGTGCGACTCCTCGTCGCGCACCTGAACATAGAACATGTGTGGACCCTTTGGCTTATTGTCAATGTACAGCTGGGCCATCAACATGCAGTGGTTGGAGCTGTGCCCCACTGTGGGAAAATCTTGGTTACATATTATTGGAAAAACGTACAGTTGATTGCACTTACAGCCTCCAGGCCACCACTTGTAGGAGGATATCTTGGGAGTGTTCAGCACAAACTCGTCCGTATTCTGATCAAAATCAGCCCGGGTCTCAAGTCCGCGAAGGTACGTGCCATGCCCCAGCTCTGTCTGGGCATACGTTCCGCAGACCTCAAAGTTCTCTATCCGCTTGCCGAACTCCTCGTACTGTTCGGGGGTGCACTGAGCCTGCAGTGCCTTTACAAGCATCACGTACATCACACCGAAGGGATTGCCACCTGGAATCAGGCCCCACATGACCTGGTTGTCATAAAGTGTACtgagaaaaccaattaaataTCATCGGTTAAGACACATCTAGCAGATCCACTTACGGCCAGTAGTCGTTTCCCCCGGGATTACGCTCCTTCTGCAGCCGCTGCAGCTTCTTGGCCGCCAGAATGGCCCACTTGCTGGAAGCCTCGTAGATCTCCTCGTGCGACTTGTTGTGCAACTGTTGCACCTCCTCCACATCCATATCCTTTTGCAGGTATTCTCCTGCAAAGCCAAAACCAATATAGCACAGTCAGCATGATTTTCACGCGAAGGTAATTGAGTTTGTTGGCTCCGAAAGATTAGCAAAAGTAGGTGCAAGTTTTTGTTACGTACGCACGTCACGGCTGAACTTTAGCTTTTCCTCGCCACCTGACCACCAGGCTGCGAACTCTTCGCTGCTGAAGCTGGCCGCATCGCGCTCCTTCTGGATATCGGGATTGACGCTAGTTGGGATTACAGATGGTGCCATTTTCTTTTGTTTGAATGCGCTACGAGAAGAAAATCGATCGCCACTTGTTGTTGCTTCTTGTTGTTCCGGCTAAATGGGGGCCACCGCTCAACGATTTCACTTTTATTAAGAGCAAGCCAGCAAGAAACTTTGCACGTTTGCTCTTTCGACTTCGGATTGTGCATGTGTGCGGGCACAAAAGTAGAGACAACGGCACCCATACGTGCAAAAGATGTCTTGCAAATCTACACCAACTGCCACTTAAGCCTATCAGCATTGTTAGCGCGACCTCGTATAACTATAATTGTTCCAGATAAGCAAATTTGCTGTAATTCTATTGTGGTTTGAAAATCAGCTGTTAACTTAACATAGAATCACttctatgtacatatgtatatgcaatATTTACCCTTATATTTTCTATTTTCTGTTATCGAATCTGTACCGTCCCTATAGCATGTTTATAATGTTCGCTAGCCAGTGAAAAATGTCGAAAAACTTTAATGTTGGTCTGCTCGGGCACGTGGACAGCGGGAAGACCACTTTGGCCCGAGCTCTGAGCTCCATCTCGAGCACAGCAGCCTTCGATAAGAATCCCCAGTCCGTAGATCGGGGCATTACCTTGGACTTGGGTTTCAGCGGCCTGCTCGTCGATGCACCGCCAAATCTGCCGCAAACGGATAAGCTGCAGTTCACCTTTGTCGACTGCCCCGGCCATGCGAGTCTCATACGCACCATCATAGGAGGTAGGAGGCATCCATGCATCCATGTGCAGCTTTGTGTAAATCAATGACGCTCTACAGGTGCCCAGATCATCGATCTAATGCTGCTCGTGGTAGATGCCCAGAAGGGGATTCAGACGCAGACAGCCGAGTGCCTAGTCATAGGGGAGCTGCTGCAGAAGAAGCTAATTGTGGTCATCAACAAAATCGACGCCTTCGCGACCGCTCAGAGGGAAATAAAGCTGGAGAAGCTACGCGCGCGTCTGGTCAAGACTCTGGCGGCCACAAGTTTCGGCAGCGAAGTTCCCATGTATGCAGTTTCTGCCCTTGAGGGAATCTACATTCCCGAGCTGCGTGCCGGCCTGAGTGATGCATATTTTCAACCGCAGCGGAATGTGAGCGCTCCACTCTTGATGTACGTTGATCACTGCTTTGGGATCAAGGGCCAAGGCACAGTCTGCACCGGCACACTGATCCAGGGGAGCGTACAGGTCAACGATACAGTGGAGCTGCCGGCTCTGGGCGCGAAGCGGAAGGTGAAGTCCATGCAGATATTCCGAGAGAACGTGAGCAGCGCCTCCATGGGTGATCGGATCGGCCTCTGTGTCACCCAGTTCAATGCCAAGCTGCTGGAGCGCGGTGTGATTGCAGAGCCGGGCTACCTAAAGCTCGTGTTTGCCGTATGCCTGCAACTGAGACCGATCCGCTACTACAAACACGTCATCAGGTCAAAAAGCAAGCTCCACATTACCGTCGGCCATGACACCGTAATGGCCAATATAACCTTGTTCCAAGACAAGGAAGTCCGATCGCCCGAATTCGATCTCGGCAGGGAGTATGAGTATGTGGAGGAGCTGCTTCCAGCGGAGATGTCGGCCTACGGTGTCGTGTTTGCCCTCCTGCAGTTCGAAAGCCCCGTCCTGACCACGTTGGGTACTACTTTGATTGCTTCCAAGCTGGACATTGACGCCCATAGTAACAGCTGCCGTTTGGCCTTCTGGGGCCACATCGCCTGGCAGACGCAGGACACCAACTACGCCCAAGACGTCCTGCCCAAACTGCGCGTCTTCAAGCGGAAGCAGAAAGTGGCAAGCATCCAGCGGGTGGTCAACGCGAATGAGGTGATTGTCCAGAACCTGTTCAAGAAGGAGGCCAACCGGGACATGTACGTGGGCAAGTGGATCGAGCTGTCCACCGGAGAGAGGGGCTGCATAGAGCGACCCTTCGGACAGACCGCCAAGGTCTGCATTGTGTTCCGAGAAGCTCTTTCGGACTCGACGATAGAAAAATTCAGGGACTTGCAGGTGCTGTTAAATTGCAAGAAGTATGTTTTCAATAAACAGGCGGGCCTGTTTCAATGATTTAACGTTACTGTGCAGTAGTTCTGGGggataaaacaataaaaaaaattagtTTGATTTCGAAATAACTACTTTGCGCCTAACAGCACATTTGGTGCACACCAATCACTGTAAGCTGAATGTGCACTTAACAGCCCATTTGTCGCACCTCGCTCACGAGTGCACGGTCACACTCTAATCCAAATGCCAATGAGTCCAAACAACAACACTggtgcctgcc
It encodes the following:
- the LOC108160233 gene encoding selenocysteine-specific elongation factor, producing MSKNFNVGLLGHVDSGKTTLARALSSISSTAAFDKNPQSVDRGITLDLGFSGLLVDAPPNLPQTDKLQFTFVDCPGHASLIRTIIGGAQIIDLMLLVVDAQKGIQTQTAECLVIGELLQKKLIVVINKIDAFATAQREIKLEKLRARLVKTLAATSFGSEVPMYAVSALEGIYIPELRAGLSDAYFQPQRNVSAPLLMYVDHCFGIKGQGTVCTGTLIQGSVQVNDTVELPALGAKRKVKSMQIFRENVSSASMGDRIGLCVTQFNAKLLERGVIAEPGYLKLVFAVCLQLRPIRYYKHVIRSKSKLHITVGHDTVMANITLFQDKEVRSPEFDLGREYEYVEELLPAEMSAYGVVFALLQFESPVLTTLGTTLIASKLDIDAHSNSCRLAFWGHIAWQTQDTNYAQDVLPKLRVFKRKQKVASIQRVVNANEVIVQNLFKKEANRDMYVGKWIELSTGERGCIERPFGQTAKVCIVFREALSDSTIEKFRDLQVLLNCKKYVFNKQAGLFQ
- the LOC108160232 gene encoding probable peroxisomal acyl-coenzyme A oxidase 1, which codes for MAPSVIPTSVNPDIQKERDAASFSSEEFAAWWSGGEEKLKFSRDVREYLQKDMDVEEVQQLHNKSHEEIYEASSKWAILAAKKLQRLQKERNPGGNDYWPTLYDNQVMWGLIPGGNPFGVMYVMLVKALQAQCTPEQYEEFGKRIENFEVCGTYAQTELGHGTYLRGLETRADFDQNTDEFVLNTPKISSYKWWPGGLGHSSNHCMLMAQLYIDNKPKGPHMFYVQVRDEESHEPLPGIHIGDIGKKMGFIGVNNGFLGLKNVRIPRTRMLMRHAQVNADGSYVSSPANVLTYFAMVRTRCVIAWNNAVMLAIGATIATRYSAVRRQSPINPKEPEPQIMDHVTQQMKLFPEIATSVAYRLASAHLWNLYDITLGDISNGKYERLPELHSLSCALKVNCSSDSTIGVERLRLACGGHGYLSSSNMCHVYVNATAACTYEGENTVLLLQIGRFLMKSWRAALSGAPLAPTVRYLAEVQKKPEFGSWTGTWENMVHAMQFNAAKKTALAFKSLSNRLSRGETEETAANHTGIELAQAAELHGRAFVFSSFADEVTGPKAKTRSAALNRVLENLLELYVVKESLNHMANFLRFINLTDTDLTRLQDRLETVLTKLRPDAVAIVDGFDFSDVQLNSTLGSFDGNAYERIFDAAMKNPMNQKSVPKSFHEHLKPFMKSNI